A window of Streptomyces sp. SAI-127 contains these coding sequences:
- a CDS encoding SDR family oxidoreductase, whose protein sequence is MTVQDKRIIVTGSSRGIAAAAIASFARAGARVAALGISDEPGRALAEKITSEGPGTVSYFHADVSDKSGVTTAVAAAAGELGGVDALVNVAGIEMGAPAESISEEDWDRVFAVNAKGTFLTAQAVFPYLRENGGTVINFGSDAALIPYPNGAHYSASKGAVLSLTRTLAAEWGRYGIRVNSVDPVIWTGMYDGYRARMTEEELAAHDAEQARTIPLGGKLGDPDSDLAPVLNFLVSDGSQPTPPPTHNHAAPTPQRQHPYPRLPRERHRHSQTHRAAFGSARSPGTTPTTAPTFLRHRDRAGKYQLTAAMGPYRCCQCPAGAPCGVFACMPPLPLSSCVGHGGTGAGSGIRVSSVCRRDSRGPVAVRTGMPVA, encoded by the coding sequence ATGACTGTTCAGGACAAGCGCATCATTGTGACCGGCAGCTCCCGGGGAATCGCGGCGGCGGCCATCGCGTCATTTGCCCGAGCCGGAGCCCGGGTCGCCGCACTGGGAATCAGCGACGAACCGGGCAGGGCTCTCGCCGAAAAGATCACCTCCGAGGGGCCTGGCACCGTCTCCTACTTCCACGCCGATGTCTCGGACAAGTCCGGGGTGACCACGGCCGTGGCCGCCGCCGCCGGGGAGCTGGGCGGCGTCGACGCCCTGGTCAACGTGGCCGGCATCGAAATGGGGGCGCCTGCGGAGAGTATCTCCGAAGAGGACTGGGATCGTGTTTTCGCGGTGAATGCCAAGGGCACCTTCCTCACCGCTCAGGCCGTCTTTCCGTACCTGCGGGAGAACGGCGGCACCGTCATCAACTTCGGTTCCGACGCCGCCCTCATCCCCTATCCGAACGGAGCGCACTATTCGGCGTCCAAGGGGGCGGTGCTCTCGCTCACTCGTACCCTCGCCGCCGAATGGGGGCGCTACGGGATCCGGGTGAACTCTGTCGATCCGGTGATATGGACGGGGATGTACGACGGGTACCGGGCGCGGATGACAGAGGAGGAACTCGCGGCCCACGACGCCGAGCAGGCCCGCACGATCCCGCTGGGAGGCAAGCTGGGTGACCCGGACTCCGACCTCGCCCCGGTCCTCAACTTCCTCGTCTCCGACGGCTCCCAACCGACGCCACCACCAACGCACAACCACGCCGCACCCACACCTCAACGCCAACACCCGTACCCGCGCCTCCCCAGGGAGCGTCACAGACACTCGCAGACACACCGCGCGGCGTTTGGCTCGGCGCGGTCACCGGGAACCACCCCTACGACGGCGCCGACGTTCCTCCGGCACCGTGACCGTGCCGGAAAGTACCAGCTCACGGCGGCTATGGGCCCGTACAGATGCTGTCAGTGCCCCGCCGGGGCACCCTGCGGGGTCTTTGCGTGCATGCCGCCGCTACCGCTGTCATCCTGCGTCGGTCACGGGGGCACGGGGGCGGGCTCGGGGATCAGGGTGAGCAGTGTGTGCAGGCGGGACTCAAGGGGGCCTGTGGCTGTGAGGACCGGGATGCCCGTTGCATGA
- a CDS encoding AAA family ATPase, whose product MRIAVVGAYGAGKTTLITAATARIGLPAAHGTPMRDPAGSRPKPLEQTTEPELIQLVVRRHAERLLAEAAHPGGFLSDGSLLHEWVYATVRLAVGLHPGGDRNPQVVTADPDSPYRSVLDHLGREFVQRAVTSYDAFVHLPVEFPLHDDPPPISEHFRTLSDRLLLTTLHATGIPVLTATGPLESRLHTLLTLIPEPAPVPP is encoded by the coding sequence GTGAGGATCGCCGTCGTCGGCGCCTACGGAGCCGGCAAAACCACCCTGATCACCGCCGCCACGGCCCGCATCGGCCTGCCCGCCGCCCACGGCACCCCGATGCGGGACCCCGCCGGCAGCCGGCCCAAGCCCCTGGAACAGACCACCGAGCCAGAGCTGATCCAGCTCGTCGTCCGCCGCCACGCCGAGCGACTCCTCGCCGAGGCCGCCCACCCGGGCGGATTCCTCTCGGACGGCTCCCTGCTCCACGAGTGGGTCTACGCCACGGTCCGGCTCGCCGTCGGCCTCCACCCCGGCGGCGACCGGAATCCCCAGGTCGTGACGGCCGACCCCGACAGCCCCTACCGAAGCGTGCTCGACCATCTGGGCCGCGAGTTCGTGCAGCGCGCCGTCACCTCGTACGACGCCTTCGTCCACCTCCCGGTCGAGTTCCCCCTCCACGACGACCCGCCCCCCATCAGCGAACACTTCCGCACCCTCTCGGACCGCCTCCTCCTGACCACCCTTCATGCAACGGGCATCCCGGTCCTCACAGCCACAGGCCCCCTTGAGTCCCGCCTGCACACACTGCTCACCCTGATCCCCGAGCCCGCCCCCGTGCCCCCGTGA
- a CDS encoding HAD-IB family hydrolase, producing MTPADHRPAAFFDVDNTLTRGTALFRFLAYWYAVQGRPPHEAVRERQRLKAMTTAGADRAETNRAYFRLLTGAPAAEITRAAESWFRAELARGGFFHEPVLEALHTRRQDGHQVVLVSGSFPALLLPVLEHIGAHHLLCTEPEITPVSRTYTGRLADRPHQPMIGRAKSEAVRELAAAHRIDLDSSIAYGDHVSDAPLLSLTGRAVIVGDDQELRRLAAHHGWDRLPKAPAPPAVPLPEPNTVPPGAML from the coding sequence ATGACCCCCGCCGACCACCGCCCCGCGGCCTTCTTCGACGTCGACAACACCCTGACCCGCGGCACCGCGCTCTTCCGCTTCCTCGCCTACTGGTACGCCGTCCAGGGCCGGCCCCCGCACGAGGCCGTACGGGAACGGCAACGCCTGAAGGCCATGACCACGGCCGGGGCCGACCGGGCGGAGACCAACCGCGCCTACTTCCGGCTGCTGACCGGCGCCCCGGCCGCCGAGATCACCCGGGCCGCCGAGTCCTGGTTCCGCGCCGAGCTGGCCCGTGGCGGCTTCTTCCACGAACCGGTCCTCGAAGCGCTGCACACCCGCCGCCAGGACGGCCACCAGGTCGTCCTGGTCTCCGGCTCCTTCCCCGCGCTGCTCCTGCCCGTGCTGGAACACATCGGTGCACACCACCTGTTGTGCACCGAGCCGGAGATCACCCCGGTCTCCCGCACCTACACCGGCCGGCTGGCCGACCGCCCCCACCAGCCGATGATCGGCCGCGCCAAATCGGAGGCCGTTCGGGAACTGGCCGCCGCCCACCGCATCGACCTGGACTCCTCCATCGCCTACGGCGACCACGTCTCCGACGCCCCGCTGCTCTCCCTGACCGGCCGCGCCGTCATCGTCGGCGACGACCAGGAGCTGCGGCGTCTGGCCGCCCACCACGGCTGGGACCGGCTGCCCAAGGCCCCCGCTCCACCCGCCGTCCCCCTCCCCGAACCGAACACCGTCCCACCAGGAGCGATGCTGTGA
- a CDS encoding acyl carrier protein — protein MSNSVTSASVAALADAVLTLLVDKYEAPAETTAADTEFELIGFDSLILVEVAVDLSRRYGTEVADDELQEAGTAAAVAELLVAKGVRV, from the coding sequence ATGAGCAACTCCGTCACCTCCGCCTCCGTCGCCGCCCTCGCCGACGCGGTCCTGACCCTTCTGGTCGACAAGTACGAGGCCCCCGCCGAAACCACCGCCGCCGACACAGAGTTCGAACTCATCGGCTTCGACTCGCTCATCCTCGTCGAGGTCGCCGTCGACCTCAGCCGCCGCTACGGCACAGAGGTGGCCGACGACGAACTCCAGGAGGCGGGCACCGCCGCCGCGGTCGCCGAGCTCCTGGTGGCCAAGGGCGTTCGCGTCTGA
- a CDS encoding beta-ketoacyl-ACP synthase III produces the protein MPYAVLRGLGAHLPSRRVTNAELATLFETSDEWITTRTGIRERYWAPPGQSTGDLATEAGRAALKSAGLDDGPDVGLLIVATTTPDHPCPGTAPDVAARLGLGHAAAYDISAVCSGFVYALEAAANAIQAGRVERALVIGAETYSTILSPNDRTTSVIFGDGAGAVVLGRGADGEPGRLLGFDLGSDGSGKDLIQIPAGGSRQRTSGLPAAEDDQYFTMQGKKVFAHAVRRMSDSSLAVLDSVGWSADEVGYLVGHQANLRILRAVAEQLGLDAGQAVTNIDKVGNTSAASIPLALADAAAAGKFRTGERLLLTAFGGGLTWGSAALTWPDIVPV, from the coding sequence ATGCCGTACGCCGTCCTGCGCGGGCTCGGCGCCCATCTGCCGTCGAGGCGCGTCACCAACGCTGAACTCGCCACCCTCTTCGAGACGTCCGACGAGTGGATCACCACCCGCACCGGGATCAGGGAGCGCTACTGGGCCCCGCCCGGCCAGTCCACCGGCGACCTGGCCACCGAGGCGGGCCGCGCGGCCCTGAAGTCCGCCGGCCTCGACGACGGACCCGACGTCGGGCTGCTCATCGTCGCCACCACCACACCCGACCACCCCTGCCCCGGCACAGCGCCCGATGTGGCGGCCCGGCTGGGGCTCGGTCACGCTGCCGCGTACGACATCTCCGCGGTGTGCTCCGGCTTCGTCTACGCCCTCGAAGCGGCCGCCAACGCCATCCAGGCGGGCCGGGTCGAGCGGGCGCTGGTCATCGGGGCGGAGACGTACTCCACCATCCTCAGCCCGAACGACCGCACCACCTCTGTCATCTTCGGCGACGGAGCCGGGGCCGTCGTACTGGGCCGCGGGGCCGACGGCGAACCGGGCCGGCTGCTCGGCTTCGATCTGGGCAGCGACGGCAGCGGCAAGGATCTCATCCAGATCCCGGCGGGCGGCTCCCGACAGCGCACCAGCGGACTGCCCGCAGCCGAGGACGACCAGTACTTCACCATGCAGGGCAAAAAGGTGTTCGCCCACGCCGTCCGGCGTATGTCGGACTCATCGCTCGCGGTGCTCGACAGCGTCGGTTGGAGCGCGGACGAGGTCGGCTACCTGGTCGGTCACCAGGCCAATCTCCGCATCCTCCGGGCCGTGGCCGAACAGCTCGGGCTCGACGCCGGCCAGGCCGTCACCAATATCGACAAGGTCGGCAACACCTCCGCCGCGTCCATTCCCCTGGCGTTGGCCGACGCGGCGGCGGCGGGAAAGTTCCGCACCGGCGAACGCCTGCTGCTCACCGCCTTCGGCGGCGGTCTGACCTGGGGATCCGCGGCGCTCACCTGGCCGGACATCGTTCCCGTCTGA
- a CDS encoding AAA family ATPase: MKLAIAGTYSVGKTLTTMAVSHLTGLPRSAAKTMRELLPISIPGKTLEECTPPELIMLIMRRNQERAVNESHLPDGFVSDGSSLHEWAYGTVRVLVGINPNESVNLETIEVSEEIGFYGKVLTQMAVPAKQHARATYDSFVHLPIEFPLVPDGHRPVNERFRSLADELMLKTLDELNIPYHTVGGSIPERLQKIIDIYGFKPVMSIDAAIEKAQAEYALIDTSSELTRAAA; the protein is encoded by the coding sequence ATGAAGCTCGCCATCGCCGGCACCTACTCCGTCGGCAAGACCCTCACCACGATGGCCGTCTCGCACCTGACCGGCCTGCCCCGTTCCGCCGCCAAGACCATGCGGGAACTGCTGCCCATCTCGATCCCCGGCAAGACGCTGGAGGAGTGCACCCCGCCCGAGCTGATCATGCTGATCATGCGGCGCAACCAGGAGCGCGCGGTCAACGAGTCCCACCTGCCCGACGGCTTCGTCTCCGACGGTTCCTCGCTGCACGAGTGGGCCTACGGCACCGTCCGCGTGCTGGTCGGCATCAATCCCAACGAGTCGGTGAACCTGGAGACCATAGAGGTCAGCGAGGAGATCGGCTTCTACGGCAAGGTCCTGACGCAGATGGCCGTGCCCGCCAAGCAGCACGCCCGCGCCACCTACGACTCCTTCGTCCACCTGCCCATCGAGTTTCCGCTGGTCCCCGACGGGCACCGCCCGGTCAACGAGCGCTTCCGGTCCCTCGCGGACGAGCTGATGCTCAAGACCCTGGACGAGCTGAACATCCCGTACCACACGGTGGGCGGCTCCATACCCGAGCGCCTTCAGAAGATCATCGACATCTACGGCTTCAAGCCCGTGATGAGCATCGACGCGGCGATCGAGAAGGCCCAGGCCGAGTACGCGCTCATCGACACGAGTTCGGAGCTCACCCGCGCCGCCGCCTGA